One Natronococcus sp. CG52 DNA window includes the following coding sequences:
- a CDS encoding DEAD/DEAH box helicase → MEHPAERAEEVIEAYEHNFVGRVGEAARSVASRYENTPGTEDSLISIRGPYLQALDVPNWSDQSWESFCSEAGVNPLVREAFSELGFRRLYDFQERSIETISQGHDTVVTAATGRGKTEAWLIPILDRILERKRQEDETSVKATLIYPTKALAQDQFKRLVQYLYAINKKWPSSEQITIGIYDGDTPTNVGSKAQGYLQSSFKYFECPGRNDDLEKCRHCGQGVRVHHGGQQYELQPEKRQCIDDVPLDFIKLTKHSILNEGVDILLTNPDTINLKLINVNANDEHESFIYDPEFLVFDEVHTYDGLFGSYTATLTKRLRALRNERGYDDLQVIASSATVDNDVELFQKVSGAPTVEHVPERPRTLEPSAVDALPSAFLTEDVTNETLLEFAHGGPAPALLSNLSFDVEPEAHDNERLEELLQDALFDYFTAGAQSDPIVNTVQNLHQELVDDPRPRHEFLESIADRYNLEESEAETVLDNFQTVGIFSGLLENRTHLFSWPIDGFYACAACDAVYRSPQDSCTACEHEFVTRAAYCRGCNDEALVAWYCPDCNQLEPYIPTDEGDVAIEDEHYCQRCRQTRAEDVRSLRVTFHPTLECTSCGTRSKRSTVEPCEACGTNMVHTDPDVLSCPNPSCEETRSYESGCPDCGERQRPVAGDSYVDCSDCGETHKIGRNAEPCTCGNSLAQTQYIPWVCRNEECDRQYFGDPPDTCECGSSYTFARTGLFEVFEDQYCEACDTSFVGDPTCDCAERHSRRREGAHQSYKTFDRNGKIRTASSFRAAVPCTHKSLRYDSNRRYDELVRGPGNLAVTTSQYLLRRVADDEGYESAKMLSFADSHRDMKELDRDFTEPEVGTLLDQSLLEELREMETAWVPFDDVLDGAMDRIDTLHDELSPPKDVQNLSFKLKAELVDSARRHMDVENAIRDRLRRRGIPHRYSPRYREYGGSLAEEGLVDVRLSPVLYESLDEPARSVLRELVKAGNDCSIDDVQKADPATDITAIVDRLVEDDVLIRTDEYVAFSPVALEVTVAGHGDGLRYTPGSGTIDHTLDSQFGTRTNSSVPFETDLTELANPDHALFTARAYRALYSETRILVSRVYHGMTDKRERRELEYLFREGNYPHFLSSGPTMELGVDIGALDALLLYGTPPNMNAYLQRIGRAGRSSNSSLVHSVSQRNPIDYYYYDQPEDLMAADPQPVPLKEYNREVLRVSFTWAIFDYIAANFVVPWDVEQHGQYKTVSGGDEFEQQVPTSDDDGAKLTHVMSARTKELGLDTDQSKFAVLGTIVYDYRNEIESHLKSMLDHRFCIDCSRKYERESEYSQCQTDGCNGRLVDALAEFGELAEEAVENFEDRYIHSYTDYRAELEDELERVSRETRRVQRNRRRVASGDEARRVLEERQTLLDRQTALKDRLRRIESLSYGDFLRESRQSRYAFDMRTVSDNVGMMLVDSDGDEYTSRSIGDDRGRSMRMAISELHPGAAYLDGGDAYVVSRLLVNDFGSSELRERVRATDAPELAEQYRCPACRTAFDAPSAHCDCDSDVSLVRQRLVSPAGVTAHRSDLLMTANGDPARAVYENTQNEVQNTYAERNTDILSFDPESTFEVQTEGGVLGTVQYGTFTVLLHSSEYRAKYKNGEVDGQSTLFEVCGADDCTGIVYNNNDRAHCSANAEHNPRGNEGSEFVRLGYSYETTGVRVDLHDSEQSHTLVHGFRLALQYLGGVSIRELTEVVHDGEKTAVDLFDSQEGGADVARLLVAEGGERHENFQTAVDLLTDHFHCDCDTGCPLCLYQYGCDTRNRDDTFDRDSILTTLTESPVELVERDTQSSGNRT, encoded by the coding sequence GGCGAGTCGCTACGAAAACACACCTGGCACCGAGGACTCATTGATCAGCATCCGAGGCCCGTACCTTCAAGCGCTCGATGTTCCGAACTGGAGCGATCAGTCGTGGGAGTCGTTCTGCAGCGAGGCTGGTGTCAATCCACTCGTTCGGGAGGCGTTCTCCGAATTAGGATTTCGGCGACTATACGACTTCCAGGAGCGGAGCATCGAAACGATCAGCCAGGGACACGATACCGTCGTCACCGCCGCAACGGGTCGCGGGAAGACTGAAGCGTGGCTCATCCCAATACTCGACCGGATTCTCGAGAGAAAGCGCCAGGAAGACGAGACCAGCGTTAAAGCGACACTCATCTATCCGACGAAGGCACTTGCACAGGATCAGTTCAAGCGACTGGTACAGTACCTCTACGCCATCAACAAAAAGTGGCCGTCGTCGGAACAGATTACGATCGGGATTTACGACGGTGATACGCCAACGAACGTCGGCTCAAAGGCGCAGGGGTATCTCCAATCGTCGTTCAAGTATTTCGAGTGCCCTGGGAGAAACGACGACCTCGAGAAATGTCGCCACTGCGGCCAGGGTGTCCGAGTGCACCATGGCGGCCAACAGTACGAACTGCAACCCGAGAAGCGCCAGTGTATCGACGATGTGCCACTCGACTTCATCAAACTCACAAAACACTCGATACTGAACGAGGGTGTCGATATCCTGCTAACGAACCCGGATACGATCAACCTCAAACTCATCAATGTAAATGCAAACGACGAGCACGAATCATTTATTTATGATCCAGAGTTCCTCGTCTTTGACGAGGTTCACACCTATGATGGATTGTTCGGGAGTTATACTGCGACTCTCACGAAACGGCTTAGAGCACTTCGCAATGAACGCGGGTATGACGACCTGCAGGTCATCGCCAGCAGTGCAACCGTAGACAACGACGTCGAACTCTTCCAGAAAGTCAGTGGCGCCCCAACGGTCGAGCATGTTCCTGAGCGACCGCGAACGTTAGAGCCGTCAGCAGTCGACGCCCTTCCGAGCGCGTTTCTCACAGAGGACGTGACCAACGAAACCTTGCTGGAGTTCGCTCATGGCGGCCCTGCACCTGCGCTCCTTTCGAATCTCTCATTCGATGTGGAACCGGAGGCACACGACAACGAGAGGCTGGAAGAGTTGCTTCAGGATGCACTGTTTGACTACTTCACTGCAGGCGCTCAGTCAGACCCGATTGTGAATACCGTCCAGAACCTCCATCAGGAACTCGTCGACGATCCGCGACCTCGACACGAGTTCCTCGAGTCAATCGCGGATCGATACAATCTTGAGGAGAGCGAGGCAGAGACCGTTCTCGACAACTTCCAAACGGTAGGGATCTTTTCGGGACTACTGGAGAATCGAACGCATCTGTTCTCCTGGCCGATCGATGGATTCTACGCGTGTGCGGCCTGTGACGCAGTCTATCGATCACCACAGGATTCGTGTACAGCTTGTGAACACGAGTTTGTAACTCGAGCGGCATACTGTCGCGGCTGTAACGATGAAGCGTTAGTTGCGTGGTACTGTCCGGACTGTAATCAACTCGAACCGTACATCCCGACGGACGAAGGCGATGTTGCGATCGAAGACGAGCATTACTGCCAACGGTGTCGACAGACCCGTGCGGAGGATGTCCGATCACTTCGGGTCACCTTCCATCCGACACTGGAGTGTACTTCATGCGGTACGCGTTCGAAACGATCGACAGTCGAACCGTGCGAGGCTTGTGGGACCAACATGGTGCATACGGACCCTGACGTGCTCTCGTGTCCGAATCCTTCGTGTGAAGAAACTCGTTCCTACGAGTCAGGTTGTCCTGATTGTGGAGAACGGCAACGACCAGTAGCCGGCGATTCATACGTCGATTGTTCTGATTGTGGTGAAACCCACAAGATAGGCCGAAATGCAGAACCCTGTACCTGTGGTAATTCGCTCGCTCAAACCCAATATATCCCCTGGGTCTGTCGTAACGAAGAGTGTGATCGCCAGTACTTCGGAGACCCACCGGACACGTGTGAGTGTGGATCGTCGTATACGTTCGCTCGAACGGGCCTATTCGAAGTCTTTGAGGACCAGTATTGTGAGGCGTGTGATACGTCCTTCGTCGGAGACCCAACGTGTGACTGTGCGGAACGGCATTCTCGGCGACGAGAGGGGGCCCACCAGTCCTACAAAACGTTCGATCGGAACGGCAAGATACGGACTGCGAGCAGTTTCCGGGCTGCGGTCCCCTGTACCCACAAATCATTGCGGTACGATTCGAACAGACGCTACGACGAACTCGTTCGTGGTCCAGGTAACCTTGCGGTAACGACCTCCCAGTACCTACTGCGACGTGTTGCCGACGACGAGGGCTACGAGTCGGCGAAAATGCTCTCGTTCGCCGACTCACACCGGGACATGAAAGAATTGGACCGTGATTTCACTGAACCAGAGGTCGGGACACTACTCGATCAATCATTGCTCGAAGAACTCCGGGAGATGGAGACCGCTTGGGTTCCATTCGACGACGTACTCGACGGTGCAATGGACCGGATTGACACGCTTCATGATGAGCTCAGCCCACCCAAAGACGTCCAAAACCTCTCGTTCAAACTGAAAGCCGAACTCGTGGACAGCGCACGCCGGCATATGGATGTTGAGAACGCGATCCGCGATCGACTCCGCCGGCGGGGAATACCGCACCGATACAGTCCACGATATCGTGAGTACGGCGGTTCACTCGCGGAGGAGGGACTTGTAGATGTCCGGCTCTCACCAGTGCTCTACGAGTCGCTCGACGAGCCGGCTCGTTCCGTATTGCGCGAACTCGTGAAGGCCGGCAACGACTGTTCGATCGACGATGTCCAGAAGGCCGACCCGGCTACGGATATTACGGCGATCGTCGACCGACTCGTCGAAGACGACGTCCTGATTCGGACAGATGAGTACGTCGCGTTCAGCCCGGTTGCACTCGAAGTGACCGTCGCTGGTCACGGCGATGGATTACGGTACACACCGGGGTCCGGAACCATCGACCACACCCTCGACAGTCAGTTCGGGACGAGAACTAACTCGAGTGTTCCGTTCGAAACCGATCTCACAGAACTCGCAAATCCGGATCACGCCCTCTTTACAGCACGTGCGTATCGAGCACTGTACTCGGAGACACGCATCCTCGTGAGCCGAGTCTATCACGGAATGACCGATAAACGAGAACGGCGTGAACTCGAGTACCTCTTTCGCGAAGGGAACTACCCCCATTTCCTCTCGTCCGGGCCGACGATGGAACTCGGCGTCGACATCGGAGCACTCGATGCGCTCCTATTGTACGGGACACCTCCCAACATGAACGCGTATCTTCAGCGTATCGGTCGTGCTGGACGGAGTTCGAACTCGTCGCTCGTGCATTCGGTCAGTCAACGAAATCCGATCGACTACTACTACTACGACCAACCGGAGGATCTCATGGCTGCTGATCCCCAGCCAGTGCCATTGAAGGAGTACAATAGGGAGGTGCTTCGCGTCTCGTTCACGTGGGCGATCTTCGACTACATCGCGGCGAATTTCGTCGTTCCTTGGGACGTTGAACAGCACGGACAATACAAGACGGTCTCTGGTGGAGATGAGTTCGAGCAACAGGTGCCAACATCGGACGATGATGGGGCGAAGCTCACTCACGTGATGTCTGCACGGACAAAAGAGCTCGGGTTGGATACCGACCAGTCCAAATTCGCCGTCCTTGGGACGATCGTGTACGACTACCGAAACGAGATTGAATCGCATCTGAAGTCGATGCTCGACCATCGGTTCTGCATCGACTGTAGCCGAAAATACGAACGTGAATCGGAGTACTCACAGTGTCAAACCGATGGGTGCAACGGAAGGCTCGTCGACGCACTCGCCGAGTTTGGCGAACTCGCTGAGGAAGCGGTCGAGAACTTCGAAGATCGCTATATTCACAGTTATACCGACTATCGTGCGGAATTAGAAGACGAACTCGAGCGAGTTAGCCGAGAGACACGTCGTGTCCAACGGAATCGGAGACGCGTTGCATCGGGTGACGAAGCACGGAGAGTATTAGAAGAGCGCCAAACACTCCTGGATCGGCAGACCGCATTGAAAGATCGCCTGCGCCGAATCGAGTCGCTCTCCTATGGAGATTTTCTTCGAGAATCGCGACAGAGTAGGTATGCGTTCGATATGCGAACCGTCTCGGACAACGTCGGCATGATGCTCGTTGACAGTGACGGGGACGAATACACGTCGCGGTCGATCGGCGACGATCGCGGTCGATCGATGCGGATGGCGATCAGTGAACTTCACCCGGGCGCCGCATATCTTGATGGCGGGGATGCATACGTCGTCTCACGACTCCTGGTCAATGACTTTGGTTCGTCAGAACTCCGTGAACGAGTGCGGGCGACCGATGCACCGGAGCTTGCCGAGCAATATCGCTGTCCTGCTTGTCGAACGGCGTTCGACGCCCCGAGCGCTCACTGCGACTGTGATTCAGACGTTTCGCTTGTTCGACAGCGCCTCGTCTCCCCTGCTGGTGTAACCGCCCATCGATCGGACTTATTGATGACGGCCAACGGTGATCCAGCGCGGGCAGTGTACGAAAACACACAAAACGAGGTTCAAAACACGTATGCTGAGCGGAACACCGATATCCTCTCGTTCGACCCCGAATCCACGTTCGAAGTCCAAACTGAAGGAGGGGTTCTCGGCACAGTCCAATATGGGACCTTCACCGTTCTACTCCACTCCTCTGAGTACCGCGCAAAGTACAAAAACGGTGAAGTTGATGGACAGTCGACCTTGTTCGAGGTCTGTGGGGCAGACGACTGCACAGGTATCGTCTATAATAACAATGATCGAGCCCATTGTAGCGCGAACGCCGAGCACAACCCGCGCGGCAACGAAGGATCGGAGTTCGTCCGATTGGGATACAGCTATGAGACGACTGGTGTTCGAGTTGATCTACACGACTCGGAGCAATCCCACACGCTCGTTCACGGCTTCAGACTTGCCCTCCAGTACCTCGGTGGAGTCAGTATACGCGAACTGACCGAAGTCGTTCACGACGGTGAGAAAACCGCTGTCGACTTATTCGACTCCCAAGAGGGGGGAGCAGACGTTGCACGGTTGCTTGTTGCAGAAGGTGGAGAGAGACACGAAAACTTCCAAACGGCAGTCGACTTGCTGACCGATCATTTCCACTGTGATTGCGATACTGGGTGTCCACTCTGTCTCTATCAATACGGGTGCGACACGCGAAACAGAGACGATACGTTCGACCGTGATTCAATCCTGACCACTCTCACCGAGTCACCAGTTGAATTGGTCGAACGCGATACTCAATCTAGCGGAAACAGAACCTAA
- a CDS encoding DEAD/DEAH box helicase: MASNHHDTIELAERMKRAYGDHYVAANQPRVLRNIISRYEETDENDSVDEALTSFMRTRGPYLQALDLPRKGPQWIEFAKEVGLHEDIVRTFDEAGFESLYQFQAQTIRRVLADDHTLVTAGTGRGKTESWLIPILQYITEAKAKEHSDHPKQSVKCVLTYPTKALAQDQLKRLIEYLYELNRNRTGDDRITVGIYDGDTPSNDPDEYDYLSTAYKFFECPCDYCDASLTVERTEDERFQVTHDATTTEDVALDFIYLTRDEIVDEQVDILLTNPDTINYRLFNINEAEEQSVFISQPKYLVFDEIHEYSGLFGAFTAGLMRRYARARQELLDHATPEEDDLRLIGSSATVENRRTIFNRINPFTDPSTSVVTEDPETISAEKPVVVDEAFYTKAIDDETLVQAATEDTTAGTAESLLLDVLSVSTDGESVDTREQLEEALYTQLLSEKNDRLEFVRALYSKLYEDPMEPGELVETIESMFDLNKEEAETLQSNFVTIGRLSGVLESRAHLFSWPIDGYYTCLNCGTVYDTPRAECTECSHHFVTKLSYCNHCGEEALESWFCPSCDRLSPLNVTSSEGRFEYFHTPECTCETEMIRTIWRPFYECSGCGERQKINRVRQCPDCDDGTPLFLTADRNELQCTDPECNASVEPDSSISCHSCESDDLEPLSDTDVLYCTDCGETHAETEGQHCSCGGSLTPKRFLGWQCNDASCSAVFFGEPPQTCDCGNRRFARTALFDVNQIEHCESCDRELLPQQECFCDAPNTKTSVRGFTHYKQVDERGQIRSPTDFPGAVPCYDRGKSYGKSNRYESMLRGPGNTAVTTSQYHLRSVVDRDNPESFRRAKLLSFSDSQSDMKELTRDFNEPEEDLFFTQLVISAIDDSWTSLETIQQGVWEAAQAYEEELKTEIDTNSFAFLNDLTTYDESTKEYIYNEAAARILSGRFNNRWSTRLQLPTDGIVNVRLDAELDSLSDEKRELVASLHTQAKRYVSSLSEEIDGVGHHIDELVDDGLLVKENTDNGYLVRFNPESVECALVSEAIPIDYDSVEERFYTEFDKEVSEIDADLSTFTADYKDRADLRHPYFTLTAFRIASSDPVMLLGQSYFGNTERKDRRRIEYQFREGRHPHFLSSGPAMELGVDIGDLDSLLLYGTPPNANSYLQRVGRAGRKSGSSMIHSVSRRNPIDYYYFERPGELISSDAQPVPLNETNEEVLTRSLTWAIFDFIAATKWMPWRREASALQDAFVYDTDDGPTERSETRPNEIVTFSSLLAKSCIQLQPGADVSPLEGIRDVISEHETEARLWIQDLLRFSYCQQCGRKHDAGYEGPCANDSCTGTTVSALEEHSDVVETALANIESQFVDAYVRFENDLYDELDRIEDRISDLRRSSRGSRRNRRSGASEGSDDREELERLRERRTQLDEFLQRLEEQSFGDFLSAYSNGAFSLRTVSDTVTYELIGDDFEHVTQNALNREVRMALSELHPGAAYLHSDNQTYVVTEVIEDSYETPKIREDLPDEAICLTCGMVDEIEAGTCDSCGRELKRLTTIVPKRVRAYKSNLPLETLSTGDQLTPSRIYRNHTEEIQSTYAPVDSEVVSFEPDADRAFEIVDGDGTRLGTFAHGAVEIRSTTKQFKASYKGGGSDPLPTVFELCGNNGCNGVISRDSETAYCTRHPEHDVSDSRAVRLATEFGTQGVRVQLNHKELEHTVAHGLRIALQYIGGVGVRQVPETIEEDGTYVYDGDKGGSGITVLLTEGAEDPDGKFQRALELVEEAFECDCDDGCPFCVFQYGCTEHNDPQSFDKEAFQSLLDNGLELDSISTTELGGETTARKMDD, encoded by the coding sequence ATGGCATCTAATCACCACGACACGATCGAACTGGCCGAACGAATGAAGCGAGCGTACGGCGACCACTACGTAGCTGCTAACCAACCGCGTGTTCTTCGAAATATTATCAGCCGCTACGAAGAAACCGACGAGAACGACTCGGTTGACGAAGCTCTCACGTCGTTTATGCGAACACGAGGGCCGTATCTCCAGGCGTTGGACCTCCCTCGCAAGGGACCACAGTGGATCGAATTCGCCAAGGAAGTAGGACTTCACGAGGACATCGTTCGAACGTTTGATGAGGCCGGATTCGAGAGCCTGTACCAGTTCCAGGCCCAGACGATTCGGCGAGTACTTGCAGACGATCACACGCTCGTCACCGCAGGGACAGGTCGAGGAAAAACGGAAAGTTGGCTCATTCCGATTCTGCAGTATATTACGGAGGCAAAAGCCAAAGAGCATTCGGATCACCCCAAGCAGAGCGTTAAGTGTGTATTGACGTATCCAACGAAAGCGCTGGCCCAAGACCAACTGAAGCGACTCATCGAATACCTATACGAATTGAATAGGAACCGAACGGGTGACGATCGAATCACGGTCGGAATATACGACGGTGATACGCCGTCTAACGATCCCGATGAGTACGATTATTTGAGTACAGCGTACAAGTTCTTCGAGTGTCCATGTGACTACTGCGACGCCTCGCTCACCGTAGAGCGGACAGAGGATGAGCGGTTCCAGGTCACTCATGATGCGACGACAACCGAAGACGTCGCACTCGACTTCATTTATTTAACCCGTGACGAAATCGTCGACGAACAGGTTGATATCCTCCTCACGAACCCGGACACGATAAACTATCGGCTCTTCAATATCAACGAGGCGGAAGAACAGTCCGTGTTCATCTCACAGCCAAAGTATCTCGTTTTCGACGAAATACACGAGTACTCGGGGCTATTCGGAGCGTTCACTGCTGGATTGATGCGTCGATACGCCCGAGCACGCCAAGAGTTGCTCGATCACGCGACGCCCGAAGAGGACGATTTGCGATTGATCGGTTCGAGTGCGACCGTCGAAAACAGACGGACGATCTTCAACCGCATCAACCCATTCACCGATCCGTCTACGTCGGTCGTAACGGAGGATCCGGAAACGATCTCGGCAGAGAAACCGGTGGTTGTCGATGAAGCATTTTACACCAAGGCGATCGACGACGAGACACTCGTTCAAGCCGCTACAGAAGATACTACGGCAGGTACTGCAGAGAGTCTACTGTTGGATGTCCTGTCAGTTTCGACTGATGGTGAGTCAGTAGACACACGGGAGCAACTCGAGGAGGCACTATATACACAACTCCTGTCTGAAAAAAACGATCGGCTGGAGTTCGTTCGGGCGTTGTATTCGAAGCTCTACGAGGACCCAATGGAACCCGGCGAACTCGTCGAAACGATCGAGTCCATGTTCGACCTCAATAAAGAGGAAGCCGAAACGCTCCAGTCGAACTTCGTGACGATTGGCCGACTCTCGGGCGTCCTTGAGAGTCGAGCACACCTGTTTTCGTGGCCGATTGACGGCTACTATACGTGTCTCAACTGTGGGACGGTCTATGATACTCCGCGAGCGGAGTGTACGGAGTGTAGTCATCACTTCGTGACCAAACTATCCTACTGTAACCACTGCGGGGAAGAAGCACTCGAGTCCTGGTTCTGTCCCTCGTGTGATCGTCTTTCACCGCTCAACGTGACGTCCTCCGAAGGGCGGTTCGAGTATTTCCACACGCCGGAGTGTACCTGTGAGACAGAAATGATTCGAACGATCTGGCGCCCATTCTACGAATGCTCTGGCTGTGGTGAGCGGCAGAAGATCAATCGGGTTCGGCAGTGTCCAGACTGTGATGACGGAACGCCGCTCTTTCTCACTGCCGACCGGAACGAGTTACAGTGTACTGATCCCGAATGTAACGCCTCAGTCGAACCAGATTCGTCGATAAGCTGTCACTCGTGCGAGTCAGACGACCTCGAACCGTTATCAGACACCGACGTTCTCTACTGTACCGATTGTGGCGAAACACACGCTGAGACAGAGGGGCAGCACTGTTCGTGTGGCGGCAGTCTGACCCCCAAACGGTTCCTGGGATGGCAATGTAACGATGCATCCTGTTCTGCAGTGTTCTTTGGAGAGCCGCCACAAACGTGCGACTGCGGCAACAGGCGATTCGCTCGAACTGCATTATTCGATGTGAATCAGATAGAGCACTGTGAGTCCTGTGATCGTGAACTCCTTCCACAACAGGAGTGTTTCTGCGATGCACCGAACACGAAGACATCAGTACGAGGATTCACACACTACAAGCAGGTCGACGAACGCGGACAAATTCGAAGTCCGACCGATTTCCCGGGTGCAGTTCCGTGCTATGACCGTGGAAAATCGTATGGGAAGTCGAACAGATACGAATCGATGCTCCGTGGACCTGGGAACACTGCGGTAACGACGTCACAATATCATCTTCGATCGGTCGTAGACCGGGACAATCCCGAATCGTTCCGGCGTGCCAAACTCCTCTCGTTCTCTGATAGCCAATCAGATATGAAGGAGTTGACTCGTGATTTCAACGAACCGGAGGAAGACCTCTTTTTCACGCAACTCGTTATCTCCGCGATAGACGATTCGTGGACGTCATTAGAAACGATTCAGCAGGGTGTATGGGAAGCAGCACAGGCATACGAGGAAGAACTCAAAACCGAGATAGATACAAATAGTTTCGCATTCTTGAATGATCTGACTACGTACGATGAATCAACAAAAGAGTACATCTATAACGAAGCGGCTGCACGGATCCTTTCTGGCCGGTTCAATAATCGCTGGTCGACCCGTCTGCAACTTCCGACCGATGGAATCGTAAACGTCCGACTCGACGCGGAACTGGACTCGCTCTCCGATGAGAAACGAGAGCTCGTCGCCTCGCTCCATACACAGGCGAAACGATACGTCTCGTCACTCTCCGAAGAAATCGATGGAGTCGGACATCACATCGACGAACTGGTTGACGACGGGCTGTTGGTGAAAGAAAATACCGACAACGGGTATCTCGTCCGCTTCAACCCAGAATCCGTCGAATGCGCACTCGTTTCGGAAGCGATACCGATCGATTACGATTCTGTCGAAGAACGGTTCTATACTGAATTCGACAAAGAAGTGTCTGAGATCGATGCCGATCTATCGACGTTTACTGCCGATTACAAGGATCGGGCAGATCTCCGGCATCCATATTTTACACTGACCGCCTTCCGGATTGCATCGTCTGATCCCGTTATGCTGTTGGGCCAATCGTACTTCGGAAACACTGAACGGAAGGATCGGCGTCGAATTGAGTATCAATTCCGCGAGGGGCGACATCCCCACTTTCTCTCGTCCGGTCCAGCGATGGAACTCGGCGTCGACATTGGTGATCTAGATTCGCTCCTCCTCTATGGAACGCCTCCAAATGCGAACTCGTACCTACAGCGCGTCGGACGCGCCGGTCGGAAATCCGGTTCGTCGATGATCCACTCCGTCAGCCGTCGGAATCCGATCGACTACTACTATTTCGAACGACCTGGCGAACTCATCAGCTCTGACGCACAGCCAGTCCCGTTGAACGAAACCAACGAGGAGGTATTGACGAGATCGCTCACGTGGGCCATTTTCGATTTTATCGCTGCAACGAAATGGATGCCGTGGCGACGTGAAGCGAGCGCTCTTCAAGATGCGTTCGTCTACGATACCGACGACGGTCCAACTGAACGGAGTGAGACCCGACCAAACGAGATCGTTACGTTCAGTTCTCTCTTGGCGAAGTCGTGTATTCAGCTTCAACCGGGAGCTGACGTCTCTCCACTCGAAGGAATTCGGGATGTCATCAGTGAACACGAAACTGAAGCACGGTTGTGGATTCAGGATCTCCTTCGCTTCAGTTATTGCCAGCAATGTGGGCGCAAACACGATGCCGGATACGAAGGGCCATGCGCGAACGATTCGTGCACTGGGACGACAGTCTCCGCACTCGAGGAACATAGTGACGTTGTCGAGACAGCACTCGCCAATATCGAGTCACAATTTGTCGACGCCTATGTCCGGTTCGAAAACGACCTCTATGACGAACTGGACCGGATCGAAGACCGGATCAGTGATTTGCGTCGGTCTTCACGGGGGAGCCGCCGAAATCGAAGGAGTGGCGCTTCGGAGGGGTCCGATGATCGTGAAGAACTCGAGCGCCTTCGGGAGCGACGGACACAACTAGACGAGTTTCTCCAGCGCCTCGAGGAACAGTCGTTCGGTGATTTCCTCTCGGCTTACAGCAACGGTGCGTTTAGTTTGCGAACGGTTTCGGATACGGTAACATACGAACTCATCGGAGATGATTTCGAACATGTCACCCAGAACGCGCTCAATCGGGAAGTGCGTATGGCGTTGTCTGAGTTACATCCTGGTGCTGCGTATCTACATTCGGACAATCAGACGTACGTGGTGACAGAGGTCATCGAGGATTCGTACGAGACACCAAAGATTCGAGAGGACCTCCCGGATGAGGCGATTTGCCTGACTTGTGGGATGGTCGATGAAATCGAAGCGGGTACCTGTGATAGTTGTGGGAGAGAACTGAAACGGCTGACAACCATCGTGCCGAAGCGTGTCAGAGCATATAAATCGAACCTCCCACTCGAGACACTGTCGACTGGTGATCAATTGACACCAAGTCGTATCTATCGAAATCATACTGAGGAAATACAGAGTACATACGCTCCGGTCGATAGTGAGGTCGTGTCGTTCGAACCTGATGCAGACAGAGCGTTCGAGATCGTCGACGGCGATGGGACACGACTCGGAACCTTCGCTCACGGTGCAGTAGAGATTCGGTCAACGACGAAGCAATTCAAGGCTTCGTACAAAGGCGGTGGGTCAGATCCACTGCCAACTGTCTTCGAACTCTGCGGAAACAACGGTTGTAATGGGGTTATCAGCCGTGACAGCGAGACAGCCTACTGCACCCGCCACCCTGAACACGACGTGAGCGACTCCAGAGCAGTTCGATTGGCTACCGAGTTCGGAACGCAAGGTGTTCGCGTCCAATTAAATCACAAAGAACTCGAGCATACAGTTGCACACGGACTCCGGATTGCCCTTCAGTATATCGGCGGTGTTGGCGTGAGGCAGGTTCCTGAAACCATCGAAGAGGACGGAACGTACGTCTACGACGGTGATAAAGGGGGCAGCGGGATCACCGTACTGCTGACCGAAGGTGCCGAGGACCCCGATGGGAAGTTCCAGCGCGCACTCGAACTTGTCGAAGAGGCGTTCGAATGTGATTGCGATGATGGATGTCCGTTCTGTGTGTTTCAGTACGGCTGTACCGAGCACAACGATCCCCAGTCGTTCGATAAAGAGGCGTTCCAATCGCTATTGGATAATGGCCTCGAACTCGATTCAATTTCGACAACTGAACTCGGAGGGGAAACAACTGCGAGAAAGATGGATGACTGA